In Nitrospira sp., one genomic interval encodes:
- a CDS encoding ATP-dependent metallopeptidase FtsH/Yme1/Tma family protein: MNSRVKNLLFWVVVGLFMILLFNLFSVPTHAPEDEVIFSDFMAKLDKGEVMKVTIKANHISAILKDQSRIRTYTAEYPELVKQLREKDVQIEARPPDESPWYITFLVTWGPFILFLGLWFFLMRQMQIGGNKALSFGKSRARMLTEERKKVTFSDVAGIEEAKEEVLEIIEFLKDPRKFQKLGGRIPKGVLIVGPPGTGKTLLAKAIAGEAGVPFFSISGSDFVEMFVGVGASRVRDLFEQGKKHAPCIIFIDEIDAVGRLRGAGLGGGHDEREQTLNQLLVEMDGFDTTEGVILIAATNRPDVLDPALLRPGRFDRQVVVNRPDLRGRSEILKVHTKKVPLATNVELEKIARGTPGFSGADLENLVNEAALWAARQNKKEVELIDFEMAKDKVLMGAERKSMMLSDEEKRTTAYHEAGHALMAKLLPGTDPVHKVTIIPRGRALGVTMQLPTDDRHSYSKDFLYNNLAILMGGRVAEELIFSSVTTGAGNDLERATELARKMVCEWGMSEKLGPLTFGRKEEEIFLGREIATKRDFSEQVALEIDHEIKRLVTENYERAKRLLTENMTSLKALAEALLEKEVLDALEIDQIIVQGSSSQTVPA; the protein is encoded by the coding sequence ATGAATTCACGGGTAAAGAATCTTTTATTCTGGGTCGTCGTCGGCCTGTTCATGATTTTGTTATTCAATCTGTTCAGTGTGCCGACCCATGCACCGGAAGATGAAGTGATATTCAGTGATTTCATGGCCAAGCTCGATAAGGGCGAGGTCATGAAGGTGACCATCAAGGCCAACCACATCAGCGCAATTTTAAAGGACCAAAGCCGTATCAGAACCTATACGGCTGAGTATCCGGAATTGGTCAAGCAACTGCGCGAAAAAGACGTGCAGATCGAGGCCCGTCCGCCTGACGAAAGTCCGTGGTACATCACGTTTTTGGTCACGTGGGGTCCCTTCATTCTCTTCCTCGGTCTCTGGTTCTTCTTGATGCGGCAGATGCAGATCGGCGGCAACAAGGCTCTTTCCTTTGGAAAGAGTCGAGCCAGAATGTTGACCGAAGAGCGGAAGAAGGTGACCTTCTCCGATGTGGCTGGGATTGAGGAAGCTAAGGAAGAGGTGCTCGAGATTATTGAATTCCTCAAGGACCCTCGCAAGTTCCAAAAGCTTGGTGGGCGTATTCCGAAGGGAGTGCTCATCGTCGGTCCTCCCGGGACCGGCAAGACCTTGCTGGCTAAAGCGATTGCGGGAGAGGCCGGAGTGCCGTTCTTCAGCATCAGCGGCTCCGACTTCGTCGAAATGTTCGTCGGCGTGGGGGCGTCGCGCGTGCGCGATCTCTTTGAGCAAGGGAAGAAGCATGCGCCATGCATTATCTTCATCGATGAAATCGATGCAGTCGGACGTTTGCGCGGTGCGGGGCTCGGTGGAGGGCATGATGAGCGCGAGCAGACTTTGAACCAGCTGTTGGTTGAAATGGATGGGTTCGATACGACGGAAGGAGTCATCCTGATTGCGGCGACGAACCGCCCGGATGTGTTGGACCCGGCCTTGTTGCGCCCTGGTCGCTTCGATCGCCAGGTGGTCGTCAACCGACCCGACTTGCGCGGGCGCTCGGAGATCCTGAAGGTCCACACGAAGAAGGTGCCCTTGGCGACCAATGTTGAATTGGAGAAGATTGCTCGAGGGACCCCAGGGTTCTCCGGTGCCGACCTGGAGAATTTGGTCAATGAGGCCGCACTCTGGGCTGCACGGCAGAACAAGAAGGAAGTTGAGCTGATTGATTTCGAAATGGCCAAGGATAAGGTCCTGATGGGTGCCGAACGCAAGAGTATGATGCTCAGCGACGAGGAGAAACGCACGACGGCCTATCACGAAGCCGGCCATGCGCTTATGGCCAAACTGCTTCCCGGTACGGACCCGGTTCATAAGGTCACGATCATTCCGCGAGGGCGGGCGTTAGGCGTCACTATGCAGCTCCCGACGGACGATCGGCACAGTTACTCGAAAGACTTCTTGTATAACAACTTGGCGATCCTCATGGGAGGTCGGGTAGCTGAAGAGCTAATCTTCAGCAGCGTGACCACCGGGGCTGGAAATGATCTGGAACGAGCGACCGAACTGGCTCGCAAAATGGTGTGCGAATGGGGCATGAGCGAGAAGCTGGGGCCGCTCACCTTCGGTAGAAAGGAAGAAGAAATCTTCCTCGGCCGAGAGATTGCGACGAAGCGGGATTTCAGTGAGCAAGTGGCTCTGGAAATCGATCATGAGATCAAGCGCCTGGTCACGGAAAACTACGAGCGGGCTAAACGACTGCTCACGGAAAATATGACCAGCTTGAAGGCGCTTGCGGAGGCCTTGCTGGAAAAGGAAGTGCTCGACGCGTTAGAGATCGATCAGATCATCGTTCAGGGTTCTTCGTCACAGACCGTCCCTGCCTAA
- the folP gene encoding dihydropteroate synthase, whose protein sequence is MSADLPILTAGAHLFRFDSGPLVMGILNVTPDSFSDGGSYMTVDRAVEHAKQMEAEGADVIDLGAESSRPGALGISEEEEIRRLLPVLEAVRRAVALPLSVDTAKAGVARLAVQAGASLINDITALRGDPKMAGVVAQTGVGVVLMHMQGTPQTMQQAPQYTNVVQEVLEFLTERIAVAIDRGILRRQIVLDPGFGFGKLEEHNLQLLAEFDRLTRLGYPVLAGLSRKQFIGNLTHQPVQQRGYGTAAAVAVAMFKGAHIIRVHDVRAMKDAAAVVSAIRRHVRSKSEVTNA, encoded by the coding sequence ATGTCGGCCGACCTTCCTATCTTGACAGCGGGGGCCCATCTGTTTCGGTTCGATAGCGGACCGCTTGTGATGGGCATTCTTAATGTCACACCGGATTCCTTTTCCGATGGCGGGTCGTACATGACGGTTGATCGCGCTGTGGAGCACGCCAAGCAGATGGAAGCCGAGGGTGCGGATGTGATCGATCTCGGCGCGGAGTCTTCCAGACCTGGCGCCCTGGGTATTTCTGAGGAAGAAGAGATTCGACGTTTACTCCCAGTGTTGGAGGCGGTGCGTCGCGCGGTCGCCCTTCCTCTCTCAGTCGACACCGCAAAGGCGGGCGTTGCGCGGTTGGCGGTTCAAGCCGGCGCTAGTCTCATCAACGATATTACGGCCCTACGTGGAGATCCCAAGATGGCCGGGGTGGTTGCTCAAACCGGCGTCGGCGTGGTGCTCATGCATATGCAGGGGACCCCTCAGACCATGCAACAGGCTCCGCAGTATACGAACGTGGTCCAGGAGGTGCTCGAATTTCTGACCGAACGGATTGCGGTCGCCATAGATCGCGGTATTCTACGGAGGCAAATCGTCCTTGACCCGGGTTTCGGTTTTGGTAAGCTCGAAGAGCATAATCTTCAGCTCCTGGCGGAGTTCGATCGTTTGACCCGCCTCGGATATCCGGTGCTTGCCGGTCTGTCTCGGAAGCAATTCATCGGGAACCTCACGCATCAGCCGGTACAGCAGCGCGGGTATGGGACGGCTGCTGCGGTCGCGGTGGCGATGTTCAAAGGCGCCCATATCATTCGAGTCCACGACGTGCGGGCGATGAAGGATGCGGCTGCGGTCGTGTCAGCCATCCGGCGTCATGTGCGTTCTAAGTCAGAGGTAACCAATGCGTAA
- a CDS encoding phosphoglucosamine mutase, protein MRKLFGTDGVRGVANLEPMTSEIAMQLGRAAAHIFMRRAGRHQVVIGKDTRLSGYMLESALTSGICSMGVDVLLVGPMPTPAIAFLTRSLRADAGVVISASHNPYQDNGIKFFSNQGFKLPDEVEARIEQLIVSDEIKHLRPTADAIGKAYRIGDAEGRYIEFVKRSLPRDLDFQGIKLVVDCANGAAYKVAPSVLRELGATIEVFGDKPDGMNINDRCGAVHPERLQELVWEHQADLGIALDGDADRAIFVCEQGKVVDGDHVMAALGLDLFAQGQLANKTVVGTVMSNFGLELAMNKAGIQLARTPVGDRYLLERMLADGHNFGGEQSGHFIFLDHNTTGDGLISALQILSLMKRTGKPLSELAKAMTAVPQVLLNVHVKHKPDLDQIPDIQSAIRTAESTLNGSGRVLVRYSGTEPLLRIMVEGERDVMIREVADHLAQVVRARIG, encoded by the coding sequence ATGCGTAAACTGTTCGGCACAGACGGCGTTCGCGGTGTCGCGAACCTTGAACCGATGACGAGCGAAATCGCCATGCAACTGGGGCGGGCTGCGGCGCATATCTTTATGCGGCGGGCCGGTCGGCACCAGGTCGTGATCGGGAAGGATACGCGGTTGTCCGGTTACATGTTGGAGTCGGCGCTGACGTCCGGCATCTGCTCCATGGGGGTGGATGTGTTGCTGGTCGGCCCCATGCCGACCCCCGCCATCGCCTTTCTGACGCGGAGCCTGCGTGCCGATGCCGGCGTGGTGATTTCGGCTTCGCATAATCCTTACCAAGACAACGGGATTAAGTTTTTTTCCAATCAGGGTTTCAAATTGCCGGACGAGGTGGAGGCCCGAATTGAACAGCTGATCGTGTCGGACGAGATCAAGCATCTCCGCCCGACGGCCGACGCCATTGGGAAGGCCTATCGGATCGGAGACGCCGAAGGACGCTACATTGAGTTCGTCAAACGCTCCCTTCCTCGCGACCTGGATTTTCAAGGCATCAAACTGGTCGTCGACTGTGCCAATGGAGCGGCTTATAAGGTGGCGCCTTCCGTGCTTCGCGAACTTGGTGCGACCATTGAGGTGTTTGGGGACAAGCCGGACGGCATGAACATCAACGATCGCTGCGGGGCGGTGCATCCGGAGCGTTTGCAGGAGCTGGTGTGGGAACATCAGGCCGATCTCGGCATCGCATTGGACGGTGACGCGGACCGCGCGATCTTCGTCTGTGAACAGGGGAAGGTCGTCGACGGTGACCATGTCATGGCGGCATTGGGATTGGATCTCTTTGCGCAGGGGCAGCTGGCGAACAAGACCGTGGTCGGGACAGTGATGAGTAATTTCGGATTGGAACTCGCCATGAACAAGGCGGGGATTCAATTGGCCCGGACGCCGGTGGGTGATCGCTACTTACTCGAGCGGATGCTGGCCGATGGGCATAATTTCGGTGGAGAGCAATCTGGGCATTTTATTTTTTTGGATCATAATACGACCGGCGACGGGTTGATCTCGGCGTTGCAGATCCTCTCGCTGATGAAGCGGACCGGGAAGCCGCTGTCCGAGTTGGCCAAGGCGATGACGGCCGTCCCGCAGGTTCTCCTGAACGTCCATGTCAAACACAAACCCGATCTGGATCAGATTCCCGATATCCAGTCCGCGATCAGGACCGCCGAATCCACACTGAACGGCAGCGGTCGAGTGCTCGTGCGCTATTCCGGCACCGAGCCCTTGTTGCGAATCATGGTGGAAGGTGAGCGCGATGTCATGATCCGCGAGGTGGCGGACCATCTCGCACAGGTTGTTCGGGCTCGTATCGGCTAG
- a CDS encoding DNA internalization-related competence protein ComEC/Rec2 has product MLPSLTSFFVLGLALGSQFTYFPYSIALLLIIASGLLTALERRAVLTGRQSLGLLTSLLAGTIYWVLFAWLTADPPIPERDRHLPIQCEGTIVESVRHAPGRLTATVLVTATDDAELPIPFHLRLTWRDPDRGLHRGMKIRLRTHVHAPLGTMNPRGFDYAAYLDAHGVDAVSSVSGPGAVAITPDRSDTLTDRLTAQVESWRDLVRSAADPLPQPSRGLFLSLTVGEQGFLDPVVRDWFMAGGTVHILSISGSHLGLIALLSFASIRFLCIRLPSGWLLRLSRWLTATRLAALLTVLPVAAYTLLAGAETATIRSAIMIAIGLWTVWLGGAPYVLHALAAAAAATLLASPPALYDISFQLSYVSVMALAIVFGRRSDQEIRSDVGPTFRERGLRWLRGSLSVTALVTLATLPLVAFYFNQVPWLGLVANLVVVPFVGFLLLPLSLLSALWVIIVQSGDLPFAGLLDLASRALIAIAQWMAGLPGAEWYVAAPTVPMMLLFYGLGWALLMQVPTGFNSWQRGAMVIGLTLIVGWWLWSPRPISREGEWRVTFLDVGQGDSAVLELPTGEVVLIDGGAAYERFDMGRGIVGPFLWNRGIRHITHVVGTHPQLDHVGGLAWVLSHFPVEQFWTNGATRTEDFWKRIEEVVAQRSVPLQVASAGQVLSADASCRLSVHNPPMPSAGGNGGRSESLNNRSVVMGLACEGRQVLFTADIEREALSRLGEVAAAVPVAVVKVPHHGATSSFDPLWIASLRPDVAVVSAGRRNPYGHPVRGVLEAYQAAGAQVLRTDRDGAVWVTWDSARRQISVHTAREWRLQPAAGRSDVWRVEQENIHRLWQRWNWV; this is encoded by the coding sequence ATGTTGCCGAGCCTCACCAGCTTCTTTGTCCTCGGGCTCGCACTCGGTTCTCAATTCACCTACTTCCCTTACAGCATCGCCCTGCTCCTAATTATCGCATCGGGTTTGCTCACTGCCCTGGAGCGACGGGCTGTGCTTACAGGCCGTCAGAGTCTGGGATTGTTGACGAGTCTCTTGGCCGGCACAATCTATTGGGTCCTCTTCGCCTGGCTCACCGCCGATCCGCCAATCCCCGAGCGCGACCGTCACCTCCCAATACAGTGTGAAGGGACCATCGTGGAATCCGTGCGCCATGCTCCTGGTCGATTGACGGCGACCGTATTGGTCACGGCCACCGACGACGCGGAGTTGCCGATTCCCTTTCACCTGCGCCTCACCTGGCGGGATCCTGACCGCGGCCTTCATCGCGGCATGAAGATTCGCCTCCGTACGCACGTCCACGCGCCACTGGGGACGATGAACCCGAGAGGATTCGATTATGCCGCCTATTTGGATGCCCATGGAGTCGACGCGGTGAGTTCGGTCTCCGGTCCCGGAGCCGTTGCAATAACGCCCGACAGGAGTGACACCCTCACGGACCGACTTACCGCTCAGGTCGAATCGTGGCGAGATCTCGTGCGGTCGGCGGCTGACCCACTTCCTCAGCCCAGCCGCGGATTATTCCTGAGTCTTACGGTGGGGGAACAAGGGTTTCTGGATCCGGTCGTTCGCGACTGGTTCATGGCCGGTGGAACGGTCCACATCCTGTCGATTTCCGGGTCCCATCTCGGGCTGATCGCCCTATTGTCGTTCGCCTCGATCCGTTTTCTCTGCATCCGCTTACCCTCAGGCTGGTTGCTCCGCCTGTCGCGATGGCTTACCGCCACGCGACTAGCTGCGCTCCTCACGGTGTTGCCGGTTGCGGCCTACACCCTGTTGGCAGGCGCAGAGACGGCGACGATCCGTTCCGCCATCATGATTGCCATCGGGTTATGGACCGTCTGGCTAGGTGGGGCTCCCTATGTGTTGCATGCCCTCGCAGCCGCCGCTGCGGCCACGTTGCTCGCAAGCCCTCCTGCGTTATACGACATCTCGTTTCAACTGTCGTATGTATCCGTAATGGCGCTGGCGATCGTATTCGGTCGGCGCTCTGACCAGGAGATCCGATCGGACGTCGGACCGACCTTCCGGGAACGGGGCCTCAGGTGGCTGCGTGGGTCTCTCAGCGTGACGGCGCTCGTGACGCTCGCCACGCTGCCGTTGGTGGCGTTCTATTTCAACCAAGTTCCCTGGCTCGGACTGGTGGCCAACCTGGTGGTGGTTCCCTTCGTCGGATTCCTGCTCTTGCCGCTGAGCCTCCTCTCCGCCCTGTGGGTGATCATCGTGCAGAGCGGTGACTTGCCGTTCGCCGGTCTGCTCGACCTCGCGAGCCGGGCCTTAATCGCCATTGCCCAGTGGATGGCAGGGCTGCCTGGTGCTGAATGGTATGTGGCGGCGCCGACGGTTCCCATGATGCTGCTCTTTTACGGGTTGGGATGGGCCTTGCTGATGCAGGTGCCGACGGGATTCAACTCTTGGCAGAGAGGCGCCATGGTCATCGGTCTCACGCTGATCGTGGGGTGGTGGTTGTGGTCTCCGCGCCCCATCAGCCGAGAGGGAGAGTGGCGGGTCACCTTCCTCGACGTGGGGCAGGGTGATAGTGCCGTGCTCGAACTCCCGACCGGCGAAGTGGTGTTGATCGATGGCGGTGCGGCCTATGAGCGTTTTGACATGGGCCGTGGTATCGTGGGGCCGTTTTTGTGGAATCGGGGAATTCGACATATCACCCACGTCGTCGGCACGCATCCCCAGCTCGACCATGTCGGTGGATTGGCCTGGGTGCTGTCACATTTCCCGGTCGAACAATTCTGGACCAACGGGGCGACCAGGACAGAGGATTTTTGGAAAAGGATCGAAGAGGTCGTCGCGCAGCGCAGCGTGCCACTACAGGTCGCGAGTGCGGGACAGGTATTGTCTGCCGACGCGTCCTGTCGTCTGTCGGTCCACAATCCGCCGATGCCTTCTGCTGGCGGGAATGGAGGCAGGAGTGAGTCGCTCAACAATCGGTCGGTGGTGATGGGCTTGGCTTGCGAAGGACGGCAGGTCTTGTTTACCGCAGATATTGAGCGAGAGGCTCTGTCGAGGTTGGGAGAGGTTGCGGCGGCAGTTCCCGTTGCGGTGGTCAAAGTCCCACACCATGGGGCCACAAGTTCGTTCGATCCGCTGTGGATTGCGTCGCTCCGACCGGACGTGGCGGTGGTGTCCGCCGGCCGCCGCAATCCCTACGGCCATCCAGTGCGCGGAGTTCTGGAGGCGTATCAGGCGGCAGGCGCGCAGGTGCTTCGGACCGATCGAGACGGAGCGGTCTGGGTTACGTGGGATTCTGCGCGACGGCAGATCTCCGTGCATACGGCGAGGGAATGGAGGCTGCAACCGGCGGCAGGCCGGTCGGACGTCTGGCGGGTTGAGCAGGAAAACATTCATCGGCTCTGGCAGCGTTGGAACTGGGTGTAG
- a CDS encoding DegT/DnrJ/EryC1/StrS family aminotransferase encodes MIPHSRPSLGPEEIRAVTDVLRSGQVAEGPAVAQFERGMAAYLGLQGGVAVSSGTVALELALRAFGVGHGDNVILPSYVCSAPWLAVQRVGAQARLVDIDPETYNLDPQKVRKARTMRTRAVIVPHLFGLPADLTTLQSIGIPIIEDCAQTLGAIEQGRAVGTVGQLTVCSFYATKLLCAGEGGMVLSNDEALLERVRELREYDQAPSLNAAAFNCKMTDLQAALGLAQLNRLGTFLEQRAILASCYRGCLSKDFFHLPFVPPGTTHSYYRFVVRLPKGVQAPDEMTAYLSRVAHRGIQCRKPVFRPLHRYLDLPDFPSSDEADAAAISLPIYPALTEEDVGRIAQILQEELQ; translated from the coding sequence ATGATTCCGCATTCGCGTCCCTCGTTGGGGCCAGAGGAAATTCGGGCGGTCACCGATGTGTTGCGGTCTGGCCAGGTCGCCGAGGGGCCTGCCGTCGCACAGTTCGAACGGGGGATGGCCGCCTATCTCGGCCTTCAAGGTGGCGTCGCGGTCAGCTCCGGTACCGTCGCGTTGGAGCTGGCCCTGCGCGCGTTCGGGGTCGGCCACGGCGACAATGTCATCCTGCCGAGCTATGTCTGTTCGGCGCCATGGCTCGCCGTGCAGCGGGTTGGAGCCCAAGCGAGGCTTGTCGACATCGATCCTGAGACCTATAACCTCGACCCGCAGAAGGTCCGCAAAGCGAGGACCATGCGCACGCGTGCCGTGATCGTTCCGCATCTCTTCGGCCTGCCTGCGGATCTGACCACGTTGCAGTCGATCGGGATCCCCATCATCGAAGATTGCGCCCAGACGTTGGGGGCCATAGAGCAGGGGCGGGCGGTCGGCACGGTCGGCCAGCTGACGGTGTGTTCGTTTTACGCGACCAAGCTCCTTTGTGCCGGTGAAGGGGGAATGGTCCTGTCAAACGACGAAGCTTTGTTGGAGCGAGTGCGTGAGCTCAGGGAATATGACCAAGCTCCCTCGCTCAACGCCGCAGCCTTTAACTGCAAGATGACCGACTTGCAGGCCGCGTTGGGGCTGGCCCAGCTTAATCGACTCGGAACGTTTCTTGAGCAGCGGGCCATCTTGGCGTCCTGTTACCGAGGCTGTCTCTCGAAAGACTTCTTTCACCTGCCGTTCGTGCCCCCAGGCACGACGCATTCTTACTATCGGTTCGTGGTGCGTCTGCCAAAGGGTGTTCAGGCGCCGGATGAGATGACGGCCTACTTGTCACGGGTGGCGCACCGAGGTATCCAATGCCGGAAGCCTGTGTTCCGTCCGCTGCACCGCTACTTGGACCTCCCGGACTTTCCCTCGAGCGACGAGGCTGATGCGGCGGCCATTTCCTTGCCGATCTATCCGGCGCTCACGGAAGAGGACGTTGGCCGGATCGCTCAGATCCTGCAGGAAGAGCTGCAATGA
- the mtnA gene encoding S-methyl-5-thioribose-1-phosphate isomerase, with the protein MVPTVEWKDGAVRLLDQSRLPGSVEFLDCRDYRAVAQAIRDLKVRGAPAIGVAAAMGIALGARAVTTNDWHTFSQAVEGICAHLAASRPTAVNLFWAIDRMKRAMRACGGHSLAAVQEALLEEAQAILEEDVALCRAMGRHGASVIKDGDTILTHCNAGALATAGYGTALGVIRAAWEEGKRIHVIADETRPVLQGARLTAWELMQDRIPVTLITDNMAGALMRLGKIQLCVVGADRIAANGDVANKIGTYSVAVLARAHGIPFYVAAPYSTIDLHTKTGADIPIEERAAMEVTSIHGSHPIAPKGVSVYNPAFDVTPAELITGIITERGIVLPRELSALFGN; encoded by the coding sequence ATGGTTCCTACCGTCGAATGGAAGGATGGCGCTGTTCGCCTCTTGGACCAAAGTCGATTGCCGGGCAGCGTCGAGTTCCTCGATTGCCGCGACTACCGAGCGGTCGCTCAGGCGATCCGCGACCTGAAGGTGCGGGGTGCGCCGGCGATCGGAGTGGCTGCAGCCATGGGGATCGCCTTAGGAGCCAGAGCCGTGACCACGAATGATTGGCACACGTTCTCGCAGGCGGTCGAAGGTATCTGTGCGCATCTGGCTGCCTCTCGACCCACGGCCGTGAATCTCTTTTGGGCCATCGACAGGATGAAGCGTGCAATGCGCGCGTGCGGCGGTCATTCGTTGGCCGCCGTACAAGAAGCGCTGCTCGAAGAAGCTCAAGCAATACTGGAAGAAGATGTGGCGCTCTGTCGGGCGATGGGGCGGCACGGAGCCTCCGTCATCAAGGATGGCGATACCATCTTGACTCACTGCAACGCCGGAGCACTGGCGACCGCCGGCTATGGAACGGCGTTAGGTGTGATTCGGGCGGCCTGGGAGGAGGGCAAGCGAATCCACGTTATCGCGGACGAGACCAGACCCGTCTTACAGGGCGCGCGTCTGACGGCATGGGAACTGATGCAGGATCGTATTCCTGTCACCTTGATCACTGACAACATGGCTGGGGCTCTGATGCGGCTAGGGAAAATCCAGCTCTGTGTGGTCGGCGCCGATCGCATCGCCGCCAACGGCGACGTGGCCAACAAGATCGGCACCTACTCAGTGGCGGTATTGGCGCGGGCCCACGGCATTCCCTTTTATGTCGCTGCGCCCTATTCGACGATTGATCTTCATACCAAGACCGGTGCTGATATTCCGATCGAAGAGCGCGCAGCGATGGAAGTGACCTCCATCCACGGCAGCCATCCGATCGCCCCTAAGGGGGTGTCGGTCTATAATCCTGCCTTTGATGTGACTCCGGCCGAATTGATCACCGGCATCATTACCGAACGCGGGATCGTCCTTCCTCGGGAGCTGTCGGCCCTGTTTGGGAACTGA
- the ndk gene encoding nucleoside-diphosphate kinase, giving the protein MSERTLAIIKPDAVKKHVIGDIISRYEKAGLRPIAVRLMQLSKSTAQGFYAVHKARPFYDSLCTFMSSGPCVVLVLEGDNAIKANRDLMGATDPAKAENGTIRAAHGANIEFNAVHGSDGPDTAKFEIGYFFPEMELVG; this is encoded by the coding sequence ATGAGTGAACGAACCCTTGCGATCATCAAGCCCGATGCCGTCAAGAAACATGTCATCGGCGACATCATCTCTCGTTATGAAAAGGCCGGCCTTAGGCCGATTGCGGTGCGCCTGATGCAGCTATCGAAGTCGACGGCCCAGGGGTTCTATGCCGTGCATAAGGCCCGTCCATTCTATGACAGTCTCTGTACGTTCATGTCTTCCGGGCCTTGCGTGGTGTTGGTGCTGGAGGGCGACAATGCCATCAAGGCGAATCGTGACCTGATGGGGGCCACGGACCCGGCAAAGGCCGAGAACGGAACCATCCGTGCCGCCCATGGCGCGAATATCGAATTCAACGCCGTGCATGGCTCCGATGGGCCGGATACGGCGAAGTTTGAAATCGGATATTTCTTTCCGGAAATGGAGTTGGTCGGGTAG
- a CDS encoding tetratricopeptide repeat protein has translation MGAHPVQAREARRAGRGRRAGLSLVAPALAALLSGCSFLSSAPSVQPPHAPAIEAEARLWHQASTAFSDGRYAAAVHLYERYLTTYPKSRRVPEAHWELGQSYEQMGEVTAALKEYRTLTTAGGATAAILSTYADRALHRIESLKNHTIPTAGAGSGHTAMYISFASLPPMGQVQTWLRQLSAQGISAVVMDASPDASFSRPALPLSAGVAEQARDQPTGALFATSRAPVVADWLGVVVPQAHELGLSIYAVVDLWRAPLFERRPEFRSLIYDPTRRRLHPWRQFDLLSPATQSLIAPFLTDLARTGVDGMVLRARTDNSFAYEISDSTLRRFEAHFQQPSSDVAQALRDRMAVRPNEPVPTSDKTLWRWVGWKAREELEVLGGWRKQLQKAMPRLRLVLEIHPEALSNPTAALVNWGEDAAEARRRGFDLLLGGTSREASDVRAFAGAYKGWSRDVVQQEKGEPQTLPQGWVMLRTPADHQNGMFLGLAQQADELRTPDIRHLVFVPSAVGTLP, from the coding sequence TTGGGCGCGCATCCCGTTCAAGCCCGGGAGGCTCGACGCGCCGGACGAGGGCGTCGAGCCGGCCTCTCTCTTGTCGCTCCGGCGCTCGCCGCGTTGCTGTCGGGCTGTAGCTTCCTCTCCAGCGCTCCTTCCGTACAACCGCCCCATGCGCCGGCCATCGAGGCTGAGGCCAGACTCTGGCACCAGGCCTCCACGGCTTTTTCCGACGGGCGGTACGCCGCTGCCGTACATCTTTACGAGCGGTACTTGACCACCTACCCAAAGTCGAGGCGGGTCCCGGAGGCCCACTGGGAGCTTGGGCAATCCTACGAACAAATGGGAGAAGTCACGGCGGCCTTAAAGGAATATCGGACGTTGACCACTGCCGGGGGAGCGACAGCCGCCATCCTAAGCACCTACGCCGATCGTGCCCTCCATCGGATCGAGTCCTTGAAGAATCACACGATTCCCACCGCAGGGGCCGGCTCCGGCCACACGGCGATGTATATCTCCTTTGCGAGCCTGCCTCCGATGGGCCAGGTGCAAACGTGGTTGCGTCAGTTAAGTGCCCAAGGGATCAGTGCGGTGGTGATGGACGCCAGCCCGGATGCCTCTTTCAGCAGACCCGCACTGCCGCTCTCTGCCGGAGTTGCTGAGCAGGCCAGGGATCAGCCGACGGGAGCGTTATTTGCCACGTCACGCGCGCCGGTCGTGGCTGACTGGTTGGGCGTGGTCGTACCGCAGGCCCATGAGCTGGGGCTCTCCATCTATGCCGTCGTTGATCTGTGGCGCGCACCCCTGTTCGAGCGGCGTCCGGAGTTCCGCAGCCTGATCTATGATCCGACGCGTCGCCGTCTCCATCCCTGGAGGCAGTTCGACCTCTTGTCGCCGGCCACGCAATCCTTGATCGCGCCGTTCCTGACAGACCTAGCACGGACCGGGGTGGACGGCATGGTGCTCCGAGCCCGGACAGACAACAGTTTTGCCTATGAAATCAGCGACAGTACGTTGCGCCGGTTTGAGGCACACTTCCAGCAGCCGTCCTCAGACGTGGCGCAGGCGTTGCGTGACCGGATGGCCGTCAGGCCGAACGAGCCGGTGCCCACCTCGGATAAAACACTGTGGCGATGGGTAGGTTGGAAAGCTCGTGAGGAACTTGAAGTATTAGGTGGGTGGCGCAAGCAACTCCAGAAGGCCATGCCCCGTTTGCGGCTGGTCTTGGAAATCCACCCTGAAGCCCTATCTAATCCGACCGCTGCACTTGTGAATTGGGGTGAAGATGCGGCGGAAGCGCGCCGACGAGGATTCGATCTCTTGTTAGGTGGAACGTCCCGTGAGGCTTCCGATGTCCGCGCCTTTGCCGGGGCCTACAAGGGGTGGAGCCGTGATGTCGTGCAGCAGGAAAAGGGCGAACCGCAGACTTTGCCGCAAGGATGGGTGATGCTTCGAACCCCTGCCGATCATCAGAACGGTATGTTTCTGGGCCTCGCTCAGCAGGCTGATGAACTGCGTACGCCCGATATCCGGCATCTCGTTTTCGTTCCGTCTGCCGTCGGGACGCTTCCTTGA